In the Paralichthys olivaceus isolate ysfri-2021 chromosome 15, ASM2471397v2, whole genome shotgun sequence genome, one interval contains:
- the sptbn2 gene encoding spectrin family protein isoform X1: MSTISPTDFDSLEIQQQYNDINNRWDLAAETDWDNENSSARLFERSRIKALADEREAVQKKTFTKWVNSHLGRVTCRIGDLYTDLRDGRMLIRLLEVLSGEQLPKPTKGRMRIHCLENVDKALQFLKEQKVHLENMGSHDIVDGNHRLTLGLIWTIILRFQIQDISVETEDNKEKKSAKDALLLWCQMKTAGYPNVNIHNFTTSWRDGLAFNAIVHKHRSDLIEFDNLKRSNAHYNLQNAFNVAEKELGLTKLLDPEDVNVDQPDEKSIITYVATYYHYFSKMKALAVEGKRIGKVLDYAIEADQLIEKYETLASELLQWIEQTIGTLNDRQLANSLSAVQNQLQAFNSYRTVEKPPKFTEKGNLEVLLFTIQSKMRANNQKVYMPREGKLISDINKAWERLEKAEHERELALRNELIRQEKLEMLAARFDRKAAMRETWLSENQRLVSQDNFGTDLGAVEAATRKHEAIETDIGAYWERVAAVEAVAKELEAEGYHDVRRILARRDNVLRLWEYLKELLVARRERLHAHRDLQRLFQEMRYIMDWMADMKSRLQSQDSGKHLHDVLDLLQKHTLVEADISAQAERIKAVQGAAQRFTSYEQVYKPCEPGLVSEKVDQLGQAYEELGQLAGNRREQLEDSRRLWQFMWDLGEEAAWIREQEQILASGDCGRDLTSALHLLSKHEAFRDEMAARYGPLSNSIAAGEALVNEGHFGAPEVTERIQDIRAQWAHLEDTTKLREQSLKEAVALHQFQTDANDMEAWIMETLRQVSSQELGHDEFSTQTLARKQREIDEEIQSHRPLIDSLQEQVQALPQAYIQIPQVDGRLPAIEQRYEELETLSVARRQALEGALALYRMFSEAGACQLWVEEKEQWLDGMEIPTKLEDLEVVQQRFETLEPEMNNLGTRVTDVNQVAEQLLSSDNCSKDQIHQTRDQLNNRWTEFEQLAGQKKHALESALNIQNYHLECNEIQTWMKEKTKVIESTQSLGNDLAGVMALQRKLTGMERDLEAIQGKLDDLRNEAEKLAMEHPDQAGEIQGRLAGIQEVWEELNATMKRREESLGEASKLQGFLRDLDDFQSWLSRTQTAVASEDIPTSLPEAESLLAQHENIKNEVDNYKEDYEKMRAVGEEVTQGQTDAQHMFLAQRLQALDTGWHELRRMWENRHSLLAQAFDFQTFLRDAKQAEAFLNSQEYVLSHTEMPASLQGAEEAIKKHEDFLTTTEASEEKITGVVETGRRLINESNANSDKIQEKVDSIQERHLRNKEAANELLTKLKDNRELQHFLQDGQELTLWINEKMLTAQDMSYDEARNLHSKWQKHQAFMAELASNKDWLDKIDKEGQALVAEKPELKPVVQQTLEDLQRQWEELEGTTRTKAQCLFDANRAELFTQSCSALDVWLKNLEGQLHNDEYGKDLTSVNILLKKHQMLEHQMEVREKEVQSLQSQALALSQEDAGLAEVDGQQRRVTDNFSNLQEPLKLRRQRLLASKEAHQFNRDLEDEILWVKERMPLATSTDHGKDLPTVQLLIKKNQTLQKEIQGHQPRIDDIHRRGKTQSQVDGERQSVLEERLVELKDLWDQLIGETDKRHARLIEANRAQQFYADAAEAEAWMGEQELHMMSEEKAKDEQSALVMVKKHHILEQALEDYAQTIHQLANSSRLMVTSEHPESERITLRQAQVDKLYAGLKDLAEERRGRLQERLRLTQLKREVDDLEQWIAEREVVAGSHELGQDYEHVTMLRDKFREFARDTSTIGQERVDGVNGLADDLIESGHPENASVAEWKDGLNEAWADLLELIDTRTQMLAASYELHRFHQDAMEVLGRVKEKHEALPSDLGRDLNTVQHLHRQHNTFEHDIQALSGQVNQVQEDAARLQKAYAGEKADDIHRSENAVTSAWEGLLEAGQARRLLLLDTVEKFRFFNMVRDLMLWMDGVNLQIDAHDSPRDVSSAGLVIANHQDIKSEIETRADSFTACTEMGNTLINNNHYAADEIREKLVQLQEKRDRINKNWQDKMDHLQIVLEVLQFGRDAYVAESWLAGQEPLVRAAELGTNVDEVESLIKRHEAFEKLAAAWEDRFVLLEKLTTLEEQEIQRRREEEERARRPPTPPPAEEVAQSETESHVHDSAARTSLDQTTLNQSVSVNGVHSDNDTSQQSLSLSLSVGKKSEPKRVCKPKQPERGSESESVNGPGRDSGLASSRLEPSATLPSRGGAESEPDTMEGMLCRKQEMESHSKKAASRSWQNVYCVLRKGSLGFYKDGKSASNGIPYHGEVPISLGEAVCEVANGYKKRKHVFKLRLGDGKEYLFQAKDESEMSSWIQSILSSIPTGSGDSPGGPRALSRAMTMPPISPSSGDAGGVTMRNKEGKDKDREKRFSFFGKKK, from the exons ATGAGCGTGAAGCGGTTCAGAAGAAGACCTTTACCAAATGGGTGAACTCTCACTTAGGCCGAGTGACCTGTCGCATTGGTGATTTGTACACCGACCTACGCGATGGCCGCATGCTAATCCGCCTCCTGGAAGTGCTCTCAGGAGAACAGCTG CCAAAGCCCACCAAAGGTCGCATGCGTATCCACTGCCTGGAGAATGTTGATAAAGCCCTGCAGTTTCTCAAGGAGCAAAAGGTCCATCTAGAAAACATGGGCTCCCATGACATTGTGGATGGGAATCACCGCCTCACACTGGGTCTCATCTGGACCATTATCCTTCGCTTCCAG ATCCAGGACATCAGTGTGGAGACGGAAGACAACAAGGAGAAAAAGTCAGCTAAAGATGCCCTGCTGCTTTGGTGCCAAATGAAAACTGCTGG ATATCCCAACGTCAACATCCACAACTTCACAACCAGCTGGCGAGATGGTCTGGCGTTCAATGCCATAGTGCACAAACACAG ATCTGACCTGATTGAGTTTGACAACCTGAAAAGATCCAATGCTCACTACAATCTTCAGAATGCTTTCAATGTCGCTGAGAAGGAACTGGGCCTTACCAAGCTGCTGGACCCAGAAG ATGTCAATGTTGATCAGCCTGATGAAAAGTCCATCATTACATATGTGGCCACCTACTATCATTACTTCTCCAAGATGAAAGCCCTGGCAGTGGAGGGCAAAAGAATTGGCAAG GTGCTGGACTATGCGATTGAGGCTGACCAGCTGATAGAGAAGTATGAAACCCTGgcttcagagctgctgcagtggaTTGAGCAGACCATAGGGACACTCAATGACAGGCAGCTAGCTAACTCACTGAGTGCTGTGCAGAACCAGCTCCAGGCTTTTAACTCCTACCGGACTGTGGAGAAACCCCCCAA ATTTACAGAGAAAGGAAACTTGGAGGTTCTTCTTTTCACTATCCAAAGCAAGATGCGAGCAAACAACCAGAAAGTTTACATGCCAAGAGAGGGCAAACTTATCTCAGACATCAACAAG GCATGGGAGCGCCTGGAAAAGGCAGAGCATGAACGTGAGCTGGCTCTACGAAATGAGCTGATTCGACAAGAGAAGCTGGAGATGCTCGCTGCTCGTTTTGACCGCAAAGCAGCTATGAGGGAGACATGGCTGAGTGAGAACCAGAGGCTGGTGTCTCAG GACAACTTTGGAACTGATTTGGGAGCGGTGGAAGCTGCCACCCGTAAACACGAGGCAATTGAGACAGACATTGGGGCATATTGGGAGcgtgttgctgctgtggaggCCGTTGCCAAAGAGCTGGAAGCAGAAGGATACCATGATGTGCGGCGTATACTTGCTCGAAGGGATAATGTGCTTCGACTCTGGGAATACCTGAAAGAGCTTCTGGTTGCACGCAGAGAGCGGCTGCATGCCCACCGTGACCTACAGAGACTGTTCCAGGAGATGCGTTACATCATGGACTGGATGGCAGATATGAAG agtcGTCTGCAGTCTCAGGACAGTGGCAAACATTTGCATGATGTGTTGGACCTACTTCAGAAACACACTTTGGTAGAGGCTGACATTTCAGCTCAGGCAGAGAGGATCAAGGCAGTGCAGGGAGCAGCACAGCGCTTCACTTCCTATGAACAGG TCTACAAACCATGCGAGCCTGGACTAGTTAGTGAAAAGGTTGACCAGCTGGGTCAAGCCTACGAAGAGCTTGGTCAGCTTGCTGGAAACCgcagagagcagctggaggacTCCCGCCGTCTGTGGCAGTTCATGTGGGATCTCGGAGAGGAGGCAGCCTGGATCCGAGAGCAGGAGCAGATCCTGGCTAGTGGAGACTGTGGGCGTGACCTCACTTCTGCTCTTCACCTGCTCAGTAAACATGAGGCTTTCAGAGATGAGATGGCTGCACGCTATGGTCCCCTGAGTAACAGCATTGCTGCCGGGGAAGCTTTGGTTAACGAGGGACACTTTGGAGCCCCAGAGGTCACAGAGAGGATTCAAGACATTCGTGCACAGTGGGCACATCTTGAGGAT ACAACTAAGCTGAGAGAGCAGAGTCTCAAAGAAGCTGTGGCCCTGCATCAGTTCCAAACAGATGCAAATGACATGGAGGCCTGGATCATGGAGACACTTAGACAGGTGTCAAGTCAGGAGTTGGGCCACGATGAGTTCTCCACTCAAACTCTAGCTCGCAAGCAGAGGGAGATAGATGAGGAGATCCAAAGCCACCGCCCCCTCATCGACTCCTTGCAAGAGCAGGTTCAAGCACTACCGCAGGCCTATATACAAATCCCTCAG GTGGATGGCCGCCTACCTGCTATTGAACAGCGCTATGAAGAACTGGAGACTCTTTCAGTAGCTCGGCGGCAGGCTCTGGAAGGTGCCCTGGCCCTTTACCGCATGTTCAGTGAAGCAGGCGCCTGCCAGCTCTGGGTGGAAGAAAAGGAGCAGTGGTTAGATGGCATGGAGATCCCTACCAAACTGGAAGACTtagaggtggtgcagcagag ATTTGAGACTCTTGAACCTGAGATGAACAACCTAGGCACTCGAGTCACTGATGTTAATCAGGTGGCAGAGCAGCTGCTGAGCTCTGACAACTGTAGCAAAGACCAAATCCACCAGACACGAGACCAACTCAACAACAG ATGGACAGAGTTTGAACAACTGGCTGGTCAAAAGAAACATGCCCTAGAGTCTGCCCTCAACATCCAGAACTACCACCTGGAGTGTAATGAGATCCAGACTTGGATGAAGGAAAAGACCAAGGTGATTGAATCCACTCAGAGTCTGGGCAATGACCTGGCTGGAGTGATGGCACTGCAACGCAAACTCACTGGCATGGAGAGGGACCTGGAGGCCATTCAG GGCAAATTGGATGACCTAAGAAATGAGGCAGAAAAGCTGGCCATGGAACATCCAGATCAGGCAGGAGAGATCCAAGGCCGTCTGGCTGGGATTCAAGAGGTGTGGGAGGAGTTGAACGCAACCATGAAGCGACGTGAGGAATCACTGGGTGAAGCCAGCAAGCTGCAGGGCTTCCTCAGGGATCTGGATGACTTTCAGTCCTGGTTGTCCCGCACCCAGACAGCTGTGGCCTCAGAAGATATTCCCACTTCTCTGCCTGAGGCAGAGAGTTTACTAGCCCAGCATGAGAATATAAAGAATGAGGTGGATAACTATAAGGAGGACTATGAGAAGATGCGTGCAGTTGGTGAGGAGGTGACCCAAGGTCAGACAGATGCCCAGCACATGTTCTTGGCTCAGAGGCTCCAGGCACTGGATACTGGATGGCATGAGTTGCGTCGCATGTGGGAGAACCGCCACAGTCTTTTGGCCCAAGCCTTTGACTTCCAGACTTTCCTAAGAGATGCAAAGCAGGCAGAAGCTTTCCTGAACAGCCAG GAGTATGTGCTGTCACATACAGAGATGCCTGCCAGTCTTCAGGGAGCAGAAGAGGCCATTAAGAAGCATGAGGATTTCCTCACTACCACAGAGGCCAGTGAGGAGAAGATAACTGGTGTAGTGGAGACCGGACGGCGCCTCATTAATGAATCTAATGCAAACTCTGATAAGATCCAGGAAAAAGTTGATTCCATCCAGGAAAG ACATCTTAGAAATAAGGAGGCTGCAAATGAATTGCTGACAAAGCTTAAGGACAACCGTGAACTTCAGCACTTCCTCCAAGATGGGCAGGAG CTCACATTGTGGATCAATGAGAAGATGCTGACGGCACAGGACATGTCTTATGATGAGGCCAGAAATCTTCACAGCAAGTGGCAGAAGCACCAGGCCTTCATGGCAGAGCTGGCCTCTAACAAAGACTGGCTGGACAAAATTGACAAG GAGGGTCAGGCTCTGGTGGCAGAGAAGCCTGAGCTGAAACCTGTTGTCCAGCAGACCCTGGAGGACCTACAGCGTCAGTGGGAGGAGCTGGAAGGCACCACACGCACCAAGgcccagtgtttgtttgatgccAACAGGGCTGAGCTTttcacacagagctgctccGCTCTAGATGTCTGGCTGAAGAACCTCGAGGGTCAGCTACATAATGACGAATATGGCAAAGATTTGACCAGTGTCAACATCCTGCTCAAGAAGCACCAG ATGCTGGagcaccagatggaggtcagagagaaggaggtgCAGTCCCTGCAGTCTCAGGCTTTGGCGCTGTCCCAGGAGGACGCTGGACTAGCAGAGGTAGATGGTCAGCAAAGGCGTGTCACTGACAACTTCTCAAACCTCCAGGAGCCTCTCAAACTGAGGAGACAGAGACTACTCGCCTCCAAAGAAGCACATCAGTTCAACAGAGATCTGGAGGATGAAATT CTATGGGTGAAAGAGAGGATGCCCCTGGCAACCTCCACAGACCATGGAAAAGATCTGCCTACCGTTCAGCTGCTTATCAAGAAGAACCAG ACATTACAGAAGGAGATCCAGGGCCACCAGCCTCGCATTGATGACATCCACAGACGGGGAAAGACTCAGAGCCAGGTGGATGGTGAGAGACAGTCTGTCCTAGAGGAGCGTCTTGTTGAGCTGAAGGACCTTTGGGACCAACTGATTGGCGAGACAGACAAACGTCATGCACGTTTAATAGAGGCCAATCGCGCCCAGCAGTTCTATGCTGATGCAGCGGAAGCCGAAGCCTGGATGGGCGAACAAGAGCTACACATGATGTCAGAAGAAAAGGCCAAG gaCGAGCAAAGCGCACTAGTGATGGTCAAGAAGCACCATATCCTGGAACAGGCACTTGAGGACTACGCCCAAACTATTCACCAGCTAGCTAATAGCAGCCGTCTCATGGTCACCAGTGAACACCCAGAGAG CGAGAGAATTACCTTACGGCAAGCCCAAGTGGACAAGCTGTATGCAGGGTTGAAGGACCTCGCTGAGGAGCGTCGTGGGCGGCTTCAGGAGAGACTGCGGCTGACCCAGCTGAAGCGTGAGGTGGATGACCTAGAGCAGTGGATTGCTGAGAGGGAGGTGGTTGCTGGCTCCCATGAACTAGGACAGGACTATGAACATGTCACA ATGCTAAGGGACAAGTTCCGGGAGTTTGCTCGTGACACCAGCACTATTGGCCAAGAGCGAGTAGATGGTGTAAATGGGTTGGCAGATGACTTGATTGAGTCGGGTCATCCTGAAAATGCCAGCGTGGCTGAGTGGAAGGACGGGTTAAATGAGGCCTGGGCAGATCTGCTGGAGCTGattgacacacgcacacaaatgtTGGCCGCCTCCTATGAATTGCACCGCTTCCATCAGGATGCCATGGAGGTGCTCGGACGTGTTAAGGAAAAGCATGAGGCACTGCCTTCTGACCTTGGCCGTGATCTGAACACTGTCCAGCATCTACACAGGCAGCACAACACTTTTGAACATGACATCCAGGCCCTCAGTGGACAG GTGAACCAGGTGCAAGAGGATGCAGCACGGCTGCAGAAGGCGTATGCTGGAGAGAAAGCTGATGACATTCACAGGAGTGAAAATGCTGTGACATCTGCATGGGAGGGCTTGCTCGAGGCTGGCCAGGCCCGCAGGCTCCTCCTGCTGGACACAGTGGAGAAGTTCCGCTTCTTCAACATGGTGCGAGACCTCATGCTGTGGATGGATGGTGTCAACCTGCAAATTGACGCACACGACAGTCCAAG GGATGTATCATCTGCAGGGCTGGTCATTGCCAATCATCAGGACATCAAATCAGAGATTGAGACCAGGGCTGACAGCTTTACTGCCTGTACTGAGATGGGAAATACTCTCATTAACAATAATCACTATGCAGCTGATGAG ATTCGGGAGAAACTGGTTCAGCTCCAGGAAAAGAGAGACAGGATCAACAAAAACTGGCAAGACAAGATGGACCATCTACAAATTG TGCTGGAGGTGCTGCAGTTTGGACGGGATGCCTATGTGGCAGAGTCTTGGTTGGCGGGTCAAGAACCTCTGGTGCGAGCAGCAGAGCTGGGCACAAATGTGGATGAGGTCGAGAGCCTAATTAAGCGTCACGAGGCCTTTGAAAAACTTGCTGCAGCCTGGGAAGATCGCTTTGTCCTACTGGAGAAACTAACTACA CTTGAGGAGCAGGAGATCCAGAGGAggcgagaggaagaggagagggcgCGCCGACCCCCCACACCACCCCCAGCTGAAGAAGTGGCACAATCTGAGACAGAAAGTCATGTACATGATTCTGCAGCCAG AACCAGTCTGGACCAGACCACCCTCAATCAGTCTGTGTCAGTGAATGGAGTACACAGTGATAATGACACATCTCAG CAGTCATTATCGCTATCGTTGTCAGTGGGAAAGAAATCAGAACCTAAACGTGTGTGTAAGCCAAAGCAGCCGGAGCGT GGCTCAGAGTCGGAGTCGGTGAACGGACCAGGTCGGGACAGTGGACTGGCATCTTCTCGCCTCGAGCCGTCTGCCACGTTACCAAGCAGGGGCGGAGCAGAGTCTGAGCCAGACACCATGGAGGGGATGCTCTGTCGAAAACAGGAGATGGAGTCCCACAGCAAAAAGGCAGCTAGCAG GTCTTGGCAGAACGTGTACTGTGTCTTAAGAAAAGGAAGTCTGGGTTTCTATAAAGATGGCAAGAGTGCCAGCAATGGCATTCCATATCATGGAGAGGTACCAATCAGCCTTGGTGAGGCTGTGTGTGAGGTAGCAAACGGTTAtaagaagaggaaacatgtaTTCAAGCTCAG GCTAGGAGATGGAAAAGAGTACCTGTTCCAAGCAAAGGATGAG tCGGAAATGAGCTCCTGGATCCAGTCCATCCTCAGTTCCATTCCAACAGGATCAGGAGACTCACCTGGAGGTCCGCGGGCCCTCAGCCGTGCCATGACGATGCCTCCCATCTCCCCCAGCTCAGGTGATGCTGGAGGTGTCACCATGCGCAACAAAGAAGGGAAAGATAAGGATCGAGAGAAGAGGTTCAGCTTCTTTGGCAAGAAGAAATAG